A stretch of Halomonas elongata DSM 2581 DNA encodes these proteins:
- a CDS encoding ubiquinone biosynthesis accessory factor UbiJ produces the protein MTSTLLLAGLERTLNALLARDPAAPSRLARLAGKRILLRLEQPPLALSVHFHAEGIDLLRPDDLDEAAFDVTVELDTETLGELLGGASIERLMFQGKLSVRGRVHLLEQVRDLLLDLDLDWEGELAHWLGDVPAHSLAEGMRSVGRWGLRTQRELRADVAEYVFEEARLLPGQHQFEVMRDHLTELELATDRLEARLERLRRRLTALGASA, from the coding sequence ATGACATCGACCCTGTTGCTGGCCGGCCTCGAACGTACCCTCAATGCTCTGCTCGCCCGCGACCCCGCCGCGCCGTCACGATTGGCGCGACTGGCCGGGAAGCGCATCCTGCTGCGCCTGGAGCAACCACCCCTGGCACTGAGCGTTCACTTCCATGCCGAGGGCATCGACCTGCTGCGCCCCGACGATCTCGACGAGGCCGCCTTCGATGTCACCGTAGAGCTCGACACCGAAACACTCGGCGAATTGCTGGGCGGTGCCTCCATCGAACGCCTGATGTTCCAGGGCAAGCTGTCCGTCAGGGGGCGTGTCCACCTGCTGGAACAGGTCCGCGACCTGCTGCTGGATCTCGACCTCGACTGGGAAGGCGAACTGGCGCATTGGCTCGGCGATGTGCCCGCCCATAGCCTGGCCGAAGGCATGCGCAGCGTCGGTCGCTGGGGCCTGCGTACCCAGCGCGAGCTGCGCGCCGACGTGGCCGAATACGTCTTCGAGGAAGCCCGGCTGCTGCCCGGGCAGCATCAGTTCGAGGTGATGCGCGATCACCTCACCGAACTCGAGCTCGCCACCGACCGCCTGGAAGCGCGCCTCGAACGACTGCGTCGCCGACTGACTGCCCTGGGGGCCTCGGCATGA
- the ubiB gene encoding ubiquinone biosynthesis regulatory protein kinase UbiB produces the protein MIPRLLRIIWVISRYRLDTLLPLARMPWWLRGLFLLSPLRLIPTGPRCRGERLRLALETLGPIFVKFGQMLSTRRDLLPPDIADELKRLQDQVPPFPGEQASALVEQELGMSLDDAFARFATEPLASASIAQVHAATLHSGEDVVVKIIRPGIERVMRQDMALLYRLAAILARVPEARRLRPVEVVRDYESTLFDELDLTKEAANTSQLKRNFQNSLLLYVPATHWDLTRHRVMVQERIHGVPVADTEALEAQGTDLKKLAERGVEIFFTQVFRDNFFHADMHPGNIFVARETPWDPQYIAIDCGIVGSLTREDQDYLARNLLAFFHQDYYEVAALHIESGWVGEDTRANEFAAAVRTVCEPILEKPLKDISFGQVLLGLFQTARRFNMEVQPQLVLLQKTLLNIEGLGRQLYPDLDLWATAKPFLEQWMRERAGARGLWESLKRQAPELSRQLPELPVLAHQALSRAEHGHQHQRRQSEAVDDIRRRLDRQSRSQRRLRLGVLLVAAALAWQPLAEWAGGQPWPVLGAALLGALLLVWN, from the coding sequence ATGATCCCGCGCCTGCTGCGCATCATCTGGGTCATCAGCCGTTACCGGCTGGATACCCTGTTGCCATTGGCACGCATGCCCTGGTGGCTGCGCGGGCTCTTTTTGCTGTCGCCGCTGCGCCTGATTCCCACCGGCCCGCGCTGCCGCGGCGAGCGACTGCGCCTGGCCCTGGAGACCCTCGGCCCGATCTTCGTCAAGTTCGGCCAGATGCTGTCGACCCGTCGCGACCTGCTGCCGCCGGATATCGCCGACGAACTCAAGCGCCTCCAGGACCAGGTGCCGCCCTTCCCCGGCGAGCAGGCCAGCGCACTGGTGGAGCAGGAACTCGGCATGTCGCTCGACGACGCCTTCGCCCGTTTCGCCACCGAGCCGCTGGCATCGGCCTCCATCGCCCAGGTTCACGCCGCCACCCTGCACAGCGGCGAGGATGTGGTGGTCAAGATCATCCGCCCCGGCATCGAACGGGTCATGCGCCAGGACATGGCGCTGCTGTACCGGCTCGCCGCTATCCTGGCGCGGGTTCCCGAGGCACGCCGCCTGCGACCGGTGGAGGTGGTACGCGACTACGAATCGACGCTGTTCGACGAACTCGATCTGACCAAGGAAGCCGCCAACACTTCCCAGCTCAAGCGCAACTTCCAGAACTCGCTGCTGCTGTACGTGCCGGCAACCCACTGGGACCTGACCCGCCACCGGGTCATGGTCCAGGAACGCATCCACGGCGTGCCGGTGGCCGATACCGAGGCGCTCGAGGCCCAGGGTACCGATCTCAAGAAACTCGCCGAGCGGGGCGTGGAGATCTTCTTTACCCAGGTCTTCCGCGACAACTTCTTCCACGCCGACATGCATCCGGGCAACATCTTCGTGGCACGCGAGACGCCCTGGGATCCGCAATACATCGCCATCGACTGCGGCATCGTCGGCAGCCTGACCCGCGAGGACCAGGATTACCTGGCGCGCAACCTGCTGGCCTTCTTCCACCAGGACTACTATGAAGTCGCCGCCTTGCACATCGAATCCGGCTGGGTCGGCGAGGATACACGGGCCAACGAATTCGCCGCCGCGGTTCGCACCGTCTGCGAGCCGATCCTCGAAAAGCCCTTGAAGGACATATCCTTCGGTCAGGTGCTGCTGGGCCTGTTCCAGACCGCGCGTCGCTTCAACATGGAAGTCCAGCCGCAACTGGTGCTGTTGCAGAAGACCCTGCTCAATATCGAGGGCCTGGGGCGCCAGCTCTATCCGGACCTGGACCTGTGGGCCACCGCCAAGCCCTTCCTGGAACAATGGATGCGCGAGCGCGCCGGCGCCCGCGGGCTCTGGGAATCGCTCAAGCGCCAGGCCCCGGAACTTTCCCGCCAGCTACCGGAACTCCCCGTACTGGCCCACCAGGCACTGTCCCGGGCCGAACACGGCCATCAGCATCAACGCCGTCAGTCCGAGGCGGTGGACGACATCCGACGCCGCCTCGACCGGCAGAGTCGCAGCCAGCGGCGATTGCGCCTGGGCGTCTTGCTGGTGGCGGCAGCTCTGGCCTGGCAGCCGTTGGCCGAATGGGCCGGCGGACAACCCTGGCCGGTGCTCGGCGCCGCCCTGCTGGGCGCTCTGTTATTGGTCTGGAACTGA
- a CDS encoding gamma-butyrobetaine hydroxylase-like domain-containing protein produces the protein MSAPIPTKVHYHKQARELEIGYADGTSHRLSVEYLRVFSPSAEVQGHGGPESATLQVGKKDVGLANISRVGRYAIKLHFDDGHDSGLYSWDYLHELIQHREANWADYLKRLEEAGASREPLGIEIKQL, from the coding sequence ATGTCCGCTCCGATTCCTACCAAGGTGCATTACCACAAACAGGCCCGCGAGCTCGAGATCGGCTATGCCGATGGAACGAGCCATCGCCTCTCGGTGGAGTATCTGCGCGTTTTCTCGCCTTCGGCCGAAGTGCAGGGGCATGGCGGCCCCGAGTCCGCCACCCTGCAGGTCGGCAAGAAGGATGTCGGGTTGGCCAACATCTCGCGAGTCGGCCGCTACGCCATCAAGCTGCACTTCGACGATGGCCACGACAGCGGGCTGTACAGCTGGGATTACCTGCATGAACTCATCCAGCACCGCGAGGCCAACTGGGCCGATTACCTGAAGCGCCTGGAAGAGGCCGGTGCTTCGCGGGAGCCGCTGGGCATCGAGATCAAGCAACTGTAG
- a CDS encoding phosphoribosyl-ATP diphosphatase, with protein sequence MSDILERLHDVLEERRHAAPEDSYVAALHHKGLNKILEKVGEEATETLLAAKDAEGGGDEQRQALVAETADLWFHSLVMLSHLDLDHRQVLDELARRFGVSGHDEKASR encoded by the coding sequence ATGAGCGATATTCTCGAACGCCTTCACGACGTGCTCGAAGAGCGCCGCCACGCAGCTCCGGAAGATTCCTACGTGGCCGCCTTGCATCACAAGGGCTTGAACAAGATACTCGAGAAAGTCGGCGAGGAAGCCACCGAGACCCTGCTGGCGGCCAAGGACGCCGAGGGAGGAGGAGACGAGCAGCGCCAGGCGCTGGTCGCCGAGACCGCCGACCTGTGGTTTCATAGTCTGGTGATGCTCTCGCATCTGGATCTGGACCATCGCCAGGTGCTCGACGAACTGGCTCGCCGCTTCGGCGTGTCAGGGCACGACGAGAAGGCCTCGCGATAA
- the ubiE gene encoding bifunctional demethylmenaquinone methyltransferase/2-methoxy-6-polyprenyl-1,4-benzoquinol methylase UbiE: MTSDKHTTHFGYQEVPVTEKASRVADVFHSVASRYDVMNDLMSFGIHRVWKRLTIERAGVRPGHSVLDIAGGTGDLTFKFSRLVGPRGRVVLADINESMLRVGRDKLLDRGVGGNVEYVQANAETLPFPDNSFDCITIAFGLRNVTDQDAALRSMTRVLKPGGRLLVLEFSKPRSALLNRAYDEYSFRLLPRMGECVAGDADSYRYLAESIRMHPDQETLKGMMETAGLERVEYTNLTGGIVALHRGIKL; encoded by the coding sequence ATGACCAGCGACAAGCACACCACGCATTTCGGCTACCAGGAAGTCCCGGTCACGGAGAAGGCCTCCCGCGTGGCGGACGTCTTTCACTCGGTGGCATCCCGCTACGATGTCATGAACGACCTGATGTCCTTCGGCATCCATCGGGTCTGGAAGCGTCTGACCATCGAGCGCGCCGGCGTGCGACCCGGCCACAGCGTGCTCGACATCGCCGGCGGCACGGGCGACCTGACCTTCAAGTTCTCGCGTCTGGTCGGCCCGCGCGGCCGCGTGGTACTGGCCGACATCAACGAATCCATGCTGCGGGTCGGTCGCGACAAGCTGCTCGACCGGGGCGTGGGCGGCAATGTCGAGTACGTACAGGCCAACGCCGAGACCCTGCCCTTCCCCGACAACAGCTTCGATTGCATCACCATTGCCTTCGGCCTGCGCAACGTTACCGACCAGGACGCCGCTCTGCGCTCCATGACGCGAGTGCTCAAGCCCGGCGGCCGCCTGCTGGTCCTGGAGTTCTCCAAGCCGCGCAGCGCCCTGCTCAACCGCGCCTACGACGAATATTCCTTCCGCCTGTTGCCCCGCATGGGCGAATGCGTTGCCGGCGACGCCGACAGTTACCGCTATCTGGCCGAGTCGATCCGCATGCATCCCGACCAGGAAACCCTCAAGGGAATGATGGAAACCGCCGGCCTGGAGCGCGTCGAGTACACCAACCTCACCGGCGGCATCGTCGCCCTGCATCGCGGCATCAAACTGTGA